The following nucleotide sequence is from Acyrthosiphon pisum isolate AL4f chromosome A2, pea_aphid_22Mar2018_4r6ur, whole genome shotgun sequence.
TAGAATGATGCGAAATTTGAAATATCTATAAGTTTTAAAGTGATGTAATATAGGTGGACATAAGTAGTAAGCatatttaatatgattgttAACCCTTTCAGTCCCATTGGCCTTCCTCAAGGccattaagtatataaattgataaaaaatcgtTTGTAAACGGTAGTAACTaattaattgatgaataatatgtgaaattatGTGtagatcaatttaaaaatataaacacacctgtttaaattgttgtttaagACTTAATTGaacttagaaaaataatttttaagaattttgaattttattgttatcagtTTCTTTATTGTTGATTATTCGCTCAAATGTCGTtataaaaatctgattttttgtAATCtccttgaaaatatataaaatattgacgaCAAATGgtcgaaatttaatttttacctccaAATAGTGCACAATGGGTGTTGATTGTTTGGCCTCCGAGGAGGCCATTGGGCGTTCGTGATATCAAAACACGTTATACTTTTATCAGTTTAAATTTCTtgttatgaacatttttcattttttcatttgctaAATGTTTTTGTAATAGGCACCTAATTAAttgaatcatataataatataatattaattatattagtgaACTAGTTattgtatttcttaaaaattaatttaaaaacaatatagtacTATATGCTTTTGTGTTTCCTTATTGATGATCTTTTGATATGTATGAAAAAAGTtacaactttatattataatttttgaatatttataatagtttcaagtgaatattatttacttcattattttagaaatgGCATCCCATAGTATTTTGGCAGATGATTATATTTTGGAGCTATTAGGAGACGGTACAAATTCAGAATTATCCGATTTATCTGATGAAGacgatgaatattttaaatcaagtgAATTTGATTGTCTTATGACCAATTTTGATGATGgtgattttaatttactattagaTGAGGATGATGACAAGGAAGATGAAATAGTTGTAAGTATTCAATGTAGATTATTACATTACTGTAGGaagtaaagtatattatgtattacttacACTTTGTAGCCAGTGAATACTGATCCAGTGACAAGATATCAGTCACAAAATCAAACATTGAGAAGTGCAACAGTTGCTGTTGACCAATCTATTGATACTGAGGTAGAAAATATAACAGTTACCAATGAAATGACTGAAACTAATACTCCTACAACTTCTAGTCTGGCGTATATAGATAAGTGCAATATTCGGTGGAAAAAACAACCTTTTGTTCCTCCAAAAATTACTTTGAAAAAACCTCGTGACCGACAAACATGACCAATTAGTAAGTTACTTTAGAACTTTTATGAAATCAAGAAAATGGACTTTAAGAATGGTTACACATGCTTTTGATATGGCCACAGTCAATAGTTGGCTAGAATATAAAATGGATTGTAAGCATttgaatgttgataaaaaacatattatggacTTACTGCATTTCAAAGAGCGTTTGTCTGAAACTCTTATtttggttaataatattgttgttaggAAGAGAGGAAGACCTAGATGTAGCCCAGTTTCATCATCACCATCACTATCCTCTACTCCAGAAAcacccaaaaaaaatattaaaagaattgACCAGCGACCATTTGATGAAGTAAGGTATGATTATGTAGGTCATCTACCTCATTTTGACAAATTAGATAATGCCATTCGTTGCAAGTATAATGGATGCAAGCTCCGCACTCATGTATTTTGTAGAAAATGTAAAGTTCACTTGTGTTTCACAAATAGAAACGAATGTTTTAGTTTATACCATGAAGAAAATGAAGTTCCTacaaatgtgtaataaaaaaaataaaagtgactgagtacaaaagtacattttaaaaaggatttttaagttttaaatttgattttgttttaatttttactgtctaagatttgatgttatttattattaagtattaaccttttaaatttgtttgttatgttttaatttttactgccTAAGATttgatgttatttaaatttataaccatttaaaattgttttaatttttactatctaagatttgatgttatttattattaaccatttaaatttgtttgttatgttttaatttttactgtctAAGATTTgacgttatttaaatttataaccatttaaaattgttttaatttttactgtttaaggtttgatgttatttaaatttgttttttatttataaatttataaaataatatctttttttcaaattttttgtagagggttacattttattttgttaaacaatttatatgctatataaatataaacatttctatgattaaatttattttttagttgtattataCATCAAACTGTagttttgtacaaaattattatgtaccaaaTTTTGACTACGTTAACGCCCAATGGCCTTGTACAATGCCATACCTATAACTCATTAACCAAAAGtcaaaaattcacaaaattggTAATGTACATAAGTTATACCCCAAaagttacaaaaattacaaaaaaaaatttttttcaaaaaaaaaaaaaattcgggaCTTAAAGGGTTAAATCAAATTTAGAGTGAATTCCCGCACTTCAGGCAGGGCTTATcgttatagatatattatatcttaaacaCTGATAAGTTTGAATAAATTGATAGACACGGTACATATAGCGTACGAGTATAGGACAAAATCGGGTTGGTGGTATGTACCTcaggttaaattaattaatcaacagTTTCGTGATTTTTCGCACCGCAGTCACGATATGAGTGTTGCGTCAAGTGACTATTGAAAACGAATGATTGGGTTCCTTGTATTTATAGTTTGATAAATTCTCTACATGCTTCATAACAATGCAATTTAATGTCTACAGAGTCTGAGTTAAACGTGAATTTACAAATCTAGATTTACATTATCTAACGTCGTTATTCTGTCGCTGTAtgtttatacacatattatatatatataatatgtttgtgtcaattttatattcatatagtcATATGCAAATAACCGTGACAAAAGGTGACACAAAGGGCAATAGTGCTGAATGGATAAACTGGTGATAATAGCGGCTGTCGTTTGGTGTGTAAAAAATAACCGTATAGATAAAAGCCACAtcaaaaatagaacaaaatgattttgtaagtataatatccatatgaaaacataaatattcaaagtttatatttttacaattttatcattattataattacaatatatgaacacattatattttatttctgtttagAATGATTCGGCACAAACAAAACTATATTTACCTGCGGAAATAGtagttaatacaattatcatatttttatgttactgTTTAGGTAAGTAcgacattatttttatggtaaGTCATCTAATTTGCACATGCCTTATATTATACCAGttgatttacaaattattttgatacttATTTGTTCCcaactgtataaaaaataccaaGGCATCCAAATATTCCACCGTCAATTAGGTGATGaagtaatgaaaatataatcctcgctgtgaaaatttaaaacgtcatTAAAAATGCTGTGTACTATACAGCTACTTCTATAGTCTACAAACGCTTTATGtaacttttgaataatataacggttgtattattatagcataataaattgaattattaggttttgttttaaacatagtaaatagtaaatgccTACTGTAACAAGAGTCTCTCaaagaaaatcaattaaaaaacacatcccgaattattattcacattattttgttgtttaattaattCCTTCAgccaaagataaaaataaaatatttcttagtttttatatattattcacaaaatgttgttaattaaaaatatttgaattttattatgacAAGTtatattgtgattaaaaaaatataaaaaaaaaaaaaaatataataaatatataaaaaatatttactaagtaGTAGCCATAAACACATATTTCCAGATGCGTGCTCAGGAATTttggatgggggggggggggattacatttattttcacacaaaatatttgttaaatttagtggtataaatcaaatttagggCTCAcgcgaatttttcaattttttttcagaaacagGTAAATCCACGTTTTAAAAGTTGTGACGTAGGAAAAATTATGACACCCACCCATGGTGGTTTTATATAAGAAGTCGAGggatgttttcaattttaattgtcCAAGCAAGCACAGTGATCGAGTGACTTCGCCGGGTGTATatgaaaataccaaaaatttcaattaggtatataactttaaaattagtCTGATCACCAAATTCTTCTGATTAATCGTTTTCAGCATGCTTAACTAAATATgcatgtatgtatttatttcagtAAAACAGAAAAGTTAATGCAGTGAAATATTCCGTTATACGAATACGTAAAACACAAAAAATCCTGAACTTTGTAAggctataacttaaaaactaatgatttccgTCAATTAATTTTTGCAACATCGTTCTGAATTTGATGTAATACATGggtttgaaaattttgaatggGCTCTAAACTAAATTTATTCTCGATaagttattgtaattattatatgtatacctaacataatatattatatttggaaagtgtccatattaaataattccaGTAGTTTTAACCTGTCTTAAACTCCgcttaatataaactatatatatttttaataaagtaatttggGTGATAttgaccaaataaaaaatacaagtcTAAAAtgatgtacaattataataactattttaatttatgtaataaatggcAACcctaaacaaacaaaaaaatattcgtatttCATAAGCCAACAAATCCCTGTGCGAGCCGctctctaaaaaataaaacttctaTTCTGGGGTATATAGGATTACCTATGTACCAAATTTCAAAACCATGAATGCGATAGACTTAACTATGGATCGCTTATACACATACACAAACATTggcttttattaatatactttagcTGTATTACTATGCCCGGGGATAAATGAAATATAGATGTGCAAATCCACCTGCGCGGATAGTGTTATAAGTAACTTTTTATTCTTACATGAACCAATATTGCCAGCAGAAATAAACGGACATAATgtggttataattttaatattattaatagcgaGTATAAGTCACCCtaaataatgattgtataatattatctaaatatctcTTGAATCGTCAACATCGGTAGAGTATTTTTCGATTCTATAAGCCACAGCCACACTCTTtgccttttaaattatataatagctgTACTCTTGGCAATATTCTAATACTATTACGACCCGtcccaaataatattatacatgtgcaAAATTTGGTGCCAATCGGTCAGGAATGCGCGCTAAACATAGCTATATAAAAACCAAGTTTCTGTGTCTTAAATGTTGTTTTGGATTGAATCTTATTTCTtacatatttctaaattatgAACGTGTAAAATaccaagaaaattaaattacattaatgctatttcataaataatttatcaacctACATATTTATGGATACTGAGCagattatatcattattacattattatttttgatcaaaatcatggaaaataaattaatttgatatccAGTTAAACTTTTGgtcataatcattattttctagAATTccttattaacttaattttagattctgagtggaacgatgaatgtattgattttacaatgatgtgtgtttttttatttttttatttatttttttatttatttttattttttttgtgtctgtgtacacgataagtagtcgaaataatgctacgattttcaacttcagtatcttgttcgatcagaaagtgaatatcgttggtacattgggggaggtcaaaatttaaatttcccagtggttttcaaaagcgccgggaaaaacaaaagaaaaattaaggaaaaacgggaatttttacgcaaaatctgttttcgagaaaatcgattttggtttttggtgtaactttaaaaaaaatgactgtggatgcatgaaattttgactgaatgtttacatttccattttctatacaagataaaattttcaaaatattttgacttattttgagctctttacggacattgtcagttttcatttttttttagttttttttctaaaaatatcaataaaattttatttgtttatcaaaaaagatttaaagatcaaattttgacaaaatttatcaaattttaatttgaaaaattattttgtagttaaaaatttataaaatgttcaatttttgtatctaagaattgaaaatttaaaacaagattcaacgtaagtaattaattctgttaccaaaaaatctaaaaaatacatttacacagtttatttttatagtcattttaagtacaaatttggacgaaattacatattaaaaacctaggataactattttagttattttgttgtgattgtataatattattcgtgggtacttgaaacttctaaagtatactattatatatctatgatagtaccacggttttttgttgatgtatatcgcgttataagtacctaatagatattatgatatgattaatttggaatttattatatgtacctattatagatcaatttttttaaaatactatagactataatataatattatgtcttatacctagactgacataccgtctccgctcagaatcgtttttcttatacaatgatattatatcattgaattaaaatttaataccatccattatacagtgacccacttgtaacctactgtacagcagagcgacatccacttacccaccttttttaattttatattttgataattgaaTTAGTTggtattcaaatacattttatttaatttatattagtatcatTCCTATTGAATTTTgttactattttgtataaatatacgtATCTAGATAATTCTTTGACAATTTTCTAAGcacgaatattttttaatacattatggATTATGTtcataaatttcattaaatataaaatacaaattatgtgatttttttttttaatataaaaattcaacttcAATCAATTACAAAATAGATTAGTATTACTGAATTGGAAAGATATTAGAGGGTTTGGCAGAACCCCAAATTGCATTTCTATAGGAGAAAACAGGCCTTATGATTGGGTTATAATATATCAGAAGTATGTTATGTagtgatattttgtaatttaaaagagGACGGAGGAGATTGgagatgtaattttatttatttattgctgaTATCGAGTTTTGTTTACgttgtttaatttattgtttttataatcaatggacACTTTGCCACTATGCGGTAACATAAAAACGTTGATGTTGTGTGTTATACTTAGAAAGTGATTTCtgtttattgttgtattttactattttgtttactttttgtgagttttcatttttcaatatatttaacactGTACCAAGTCGGATAGTTAATTATCCACCAAGATTGTCATAATTaccaattcaaattaaaatatgacttatctgttttgtataatttataggtacctaccttgttTTAAGGTTGTgtgatgtattacattttgaactaACCTGTATATCaccaaaatatactttatttatattatatgcatcatAATAACAGTGCTTACTTCCCTTCTCAGGtatgaagttcaaatttatgtCATTCTTCTCAAACCTCTACATCTGCATTaagttaatttactataaatatgcTTATCGTTCTCGTTaaaccgaaaaaaatatttttactattataatattatactacgatAAATTAGAaaactttaatacaattaataaggttaaaggtacaaataattattacgaatgattagcattattttttttgataaatcaaaaacttaaaaattgttaacattCTATACTTCAGCTATCTATAAGCTCATGCATTGAAATTTACTCTctgtttcattaaaaaatagaaatatacaacgataaacaatataatattaaaaatttggaaaattatttgtttccttaatatatcatttttactatttttattctcATGTGCCTATCCGAATCATAAATCTAGAACAGACTGATatcaatatgttataattttgttgataaaaactatttatgctTATTAAATTGACATGAATGGACTTAGTCAGTATATTTAAGGAtttctcaataatttttaataatttccttTAAAGCTATTCAGACATtccaattattatgtttttatgttagGGTCTTTATAATTggctaaatatttattgaacatattaaaataaaacgataccaacttaacattaatataattattgttaaagaCCCTATTTAGTGCGTTATG
It contains:
- the LOC107882436 gene encoding uncharacterized protein LOC107882436 isoform X2; translated protein: MASHSILADDYILELLGDGTNSELSDLSDEDDEYFKSSEFDCLMTNFDDGDFNLLLDEDDDKEDEIVPVNTDPVTRYQSQNQTLRSATVAVDQSIDTESGVYR
- the LOC107882436 gene encoding uncharacterized protein LOC107882436 isoform X1, which encodes MASHSILADDYILELLGDGTNSELSDLSDEDDEYFKSSEFDCLMTNFDDGDFNLLLDEDDDKEDEIVPVNTDPVTRYQSQNQTLRSATVAVDQSIDTEVENITVTNEMTETNTPTTSSLAYIDKCNIRWKKQPFVPPKITLKKPRDRQT